The Dehalococcoides mccartyi CG5 genome contains the following window.
GGGGATTTTCTGTAGATGTTGCTACAACTCCTGTCGGCGGCGGCACAGTCAATCTAAGTCCTGACCAAGCATCTTACAGCGGCGGCTCAAGAGTAGACCTGAATGCTGTGCCTGCCAACGGATATCGCTTTGGTTATTGGGGCGGGGATGCCAGCGGCACAGACCCATCTGTCAGCCTGAGTATGAATTCATCTAAATCTGTAACGGCTACATTTATAAGGCAACACCACCTGAATATCAGCACCGCTCCCCAGTCAGGCGGTAGCCTTAGTACCATAAGCGGAGATTTTGATGCCGGCACTATCCTTAGCCTTACCACCTCTCCCATGCCGGGTTACCGTTTTGATTACTGGAGCGGGGACGTAAGCGGTACCAACCCCTCTGTCAGTATTACTATGGATACCGATAAAAACATCGTAGCCAATTTTGTACCTCTGCTACTGCTTACAGTTAATCTTACCCCTACCTCAGCCGGCATTGTCAGCCCGGCTACAGAGTACTTTGATTACGGGGCTACCGTCACTCTGACTGCTCAGGCTGCACCCGGATACCAGTTTGTAGGTTGGACAGGAGACTTAACTAATATCTCAGCCACCATAAATATTACCATGGACAAAAACTACACCTTAACCGCCAATTTTGCCCCCATTATCCAGTCAACATCTATGGTACTGCCCAACCGCATCGGTGACTCAACTTGGATAAGCTGGAGTAAAAACCTGATAGCAGGGCAGTATATAGTCATAAATTCCGGCCTGACCGGTGTCTTTAACCTTTCTGACTCCAGCCATTTGTGGAGGGTAGAGGTATTTAGTCCGGACGGAGAATATATTGACAACTGGTTTGGAGACTACTGGCTGACTCCGGAGCATGTCTTTGCTTTCCAGGCCCAGATAAGCGGAACGTATGTGGTAAAGATATCCCATTACAGCTCATTCATCAAAGACTTGTCCATGACCTTCAGCCCCGGCGGCTGGATTATAAACGGTAATTCCTGGAGCTAGAGCAAAAGGCTTTACATGCATGACTTCTGGACCGGTGTAGATACTAAACTATGCCGGTCTTTTTATTAACAGACATAACTCAAGGAGAGAGAAAATGAAAGCCAGTCAGGGAAGTTTGGGAAGAGTATTTATAATACGGCTGGAAGACGGCGACAGAGTGCCAACCTGCCTGGAAGATTTTGCCCGCACCCAGCAGATAAGCCATGCCCAGGTGGTACTGATTGGCGGGATTGAGGGCGGGCAGGTAGTAGTAGGGCCGCGCCAGAGCCGTGAGTATCCGCCTGAGCCTGTCCTGATACCGCTGGACGGAGCCCACGAAGTAGCCGGGTTGGGTATAATAGCACCTGGTGAAGACGGTACACCCAAACTGCATATCCATGCCGCTTTAGGCCGAATGGGTAAAACCACCACCGGTTGCCTGAGGCCAGGGGTTAATACTTGGATTGTAGGTGAAGCGGTTATGTATGAAATACTGGGCGCAAAAGCTGTCCGCCGTTTTGATGAAGCCACAAAATTCAATCTGCTTCAGACTGAATAACCACTGCCAAACCTTAAGCTTATACACTAAACAGAAAAATTAAATCCCCTTGGTCCGGACAGCAGGATTTATTCATTATTGCCTGCCGTTTTTGGCTAACCTGCAGAAGTTTACCAAAACCCCGCTGTCCCGCTTGAAAACTTAATCGGAAAATAAAAATCTGTAGCTATTCACCACTGGAATCAGGCAGATTTATGGGTGCTTTATACGAATCTTCAATCCGTTTCATATCCTGCCCGCAGCAGACCAGCGTACCGCCGCCAACTTTTATAACCCGAACAATATTGCCGCATATATCGCACTTGTAGGTTTCACCCAGCTGTTTTACTCCCATTTCTCAAAGCCTCCGTTTCATTAAGGGGACACTAGTCTTTTTGGACAGGTTTAATTGTTACTTCTTCTTCGTATTCTTCGGGTTCGCGGATAAGTTTAAACCCGAGCAGAAACAGGCCCATAAAAAGTATCCCGCCCGCAATAAAGAGCGGCCAGTATAATATACCTGCCAGCATGACAAAGAAACACACCAGAAGAACAATGGTATAGGCTATGACGTGGGTACGAAAGTATTCCAGCATATCGGTTACCTCCTGTAAGGACTGTCGGATATATATTATACCACCCGGTTAAGAAGGATAGCTGAAAAATAGATAATATTTAGCCAGAGCAGCTAAATATCAGAAAAACCAGAAGGTAAATTGGTACCCCCAAGGGGATTCGAACCCCTGTTGACGGCGTGAAAGGCCGCTGTCCTGGGCCTCTAGACGATGGGGGCACACAGGGTAATTAGTATAGCAAAACTGCAAGTGGCTGGCAAACTAAAGCTAAGGCAGGGTGGCCATAGCTTCAAGGCCTTCCGTTTCAGCCAGACCCAGCATAATATTCATATTCTGTACAGCCTGCCCCGCCGCACCCTTTACCAGATTATCTATGCAGCTTATGACTATCAACTGTTCATTCAGGGCATCCACCACCGGATATATAAAGCACATATTAGTACCCCGGGTATAACGGGTGTGGGGTGGTTCGGCAGTTACTTTTACAAAAGGTTCATCTTTATAAAACTGTCGGTAAATCTCTTTGACTTCTTCGTCTGTAACCGGCTGTTTCAAACGCGCATAGGCAGTTGAGAGTATACCCCGGCTCATGGGTACCAGATGAGGGCAGAAAGTAACCCGCGGGATTACCCCTCTGCTGGCGCGGCAAAGCTCCTGAACTATCTCCGGCTGATGACGGTGAGTGCCGATGGAATAGGCACAAACATCTTCGTCAGCCTCGCAAAATATGGTTTTTACAGTGGGTGTTCGCCCCGAACCGGAAAGCCCGGACTTGGCATCTATAATGGCACTTGGCTCTATCAGGTCACTTTTAAAAGCCGGGACAAGCCCAAGTATGGCTGAGGTAGGGTAACAGCCCGGATTTGCCACCAGACGGGCGCCGGCAATATCCTTACGCTTAAGCTCAGGCAGACCATACACCGCTTCCTCCAAGAGCCCCGGGCAGGGATGTTCAAATCCGTACCATGCCTGATACAGAGCCGGGTCTTTCAAACGAAAATCGGCGCTGATATCTATTACCCGCATACCTTTTTCCAGCAAAGCGGGTACTAAAGCTGCCCCTTCTTTGTGAGGCAGAGCCAGAAAGGCAACATCCACTTGCCCTTCCAGATTTTCAGTAATAGGCAAATCAAGGCGATGCAGATAGGGAAATACATCCGAAAGTTTTTTACCAGCCAGACTCCTGCCGGTTACCGAACAAAGCTCTACCGAGGGGTGGCTTTCCAGAATACGGGCAAGCTCAAGCCCTGCATAACCGGTTACGTTTATAATCCCTGTTTTATATTTCTTCATCTGCTTTTCCCTTTAAAAGATGCTAAAAGTATAGCATATTCGACTGTACCTGAAGCTACTCTGGTTTGCCCATATTCCGCAGGCTGTTCAAAATGTACTGGATTTCAATAGTAGTCATGCCGAAGCGGTGCATGGCGTGGCGGGAGAGTTCCAGACCTACTTCAAATTCGGGTTGGACAACCTCGCTAACGCCCATTTTTTTAAGTTTTTCCGCCTGCATGTCACTGGTTACTCTGGCTACAATATCCAGCCGTGAATTTATCTTGCGGGCATTTTTGACTACCTGTTCAGTATCTGCAAAACCGGGCATGGCACAAATAAGCAGGCGGGCTTTATCCAAGCGGGCAAATTTGAGTATTTCCGGATTGGCGGCATCACCGTATATGGCGGGAGCTTTCTGGCGGCGAAGTTCAGCTATGGTCTGGGGGTCTAAATCTATAACCAGAAAGGGGAAATTTCGGCGGCTCATCACACGGGTCAGGGTCTTGGCTACACCCCCTTGCGAACAGATAACCGCATGGTTGGAAATATCCAAATCCTTATATTCCGTCTGCCCGGAGGTACGCAGGCTGACCAGTTTGCTGGCTAGTGGCCACTGGCTGACCTTCCGGTAGGCCGCACCGCTGAAACTTAAGGCAAAAGGAGTGATTATCATGGTAATAACCGCAGCGCTGATAGTAATGGCGTAAATGCTGTCTGTAATGACCGATGCGGCCAGACCTACCCCGGCTAGTACAAAACTGAATTCACCTATCTGCATCAGGCCGATACCGGTAGTAAAAGACGTCTGGAAGGTATAGCCGAAAAGCCAGGGCACCACCCCGGCCACCAGACTCTTGATAACCACCAGAAAGGCCACGACCAGCAGAACCAAACCCATGTTTTCCACCGCAAAGTTCAGGTTAGCCAGCATACCCAGAGAAACAAAGAACAAAGCCCCGAAAATATCCCGCAGGGGGATTATATCTGCCAATGCCTGCTTTGCATACATGGACTGTCCTATAAGAAGTCCGGCTATAAAAGCACCTACCGCCGGTGAAAGCCCCAGCGCAGTTGCCCCCATGGCCGCCCCCAGAGACAAGGTGATAACGGACAGCAAAAAAAGCTCGTGGGAATGGGAAGCCACTCTCCCCAGCAAACGGGGGAAAACCCAGAAACCCAGTGCAAACATAGCCAGAATAAAGGCTGTGGCTTTGGCAAAGGCAATGCCCATGGTAAAGCCGATATCCCCGCCGTCACCCCCCAAAGCCGGTAAAATAATCATCAGGGGAATAAGGCAAATATCCTGCACCAGTAAAATACCCAGCATCACCCGCCCGTGAGGGGCTTCCATTTCGCCCCTGTCCATAAGTATCTTAAGGACTATCAGGGTAGAGGAAAGTGAGACCATAAACCCGAAGAAGATAGAGGCATTTATATCCCAGCCCAGACTTCTGCCCAGCAAAAAGCCAAATCCGGCAGTCACAATTATCTGGATAAGACCGCCCAGTACCGCCACCCGTCCTACCCGTTTGAGTTCATCCAGTGAAAAATCCAGCCCCAGTGTAAAAAGGAGCAGAATTACCCCGACTGTAGCCATAGATTCAATTACGCCCGGAGACTGTACCAGCCCGAAACCGTTTGGGCCTATGGCTATACCCGCCCCCAGATACCCCAATAAAAGGGGCAGTTTGAAGCGGCGTGCAAGTAACCCGGCCAGAACAGCCGCCACCAGAACAATGATTAAGTCCAACCCGAAGCTGGAGCCTAATTCTTCCAAAGCCCTCTCCTTATTCGGGGAAAATCAGGGATGCAATATTCTAACACATAGCCCCACACTTTCTACACAAGCTTTTATAACTAGTGCCCAAAGCAGGTCTAAATATTTTATAAATTGGCATTTGGATAAATAATGTCTATACTAAGTGTCTGATATGAACTACACCGAAGAAACAAACAGCCTAACTTTTCTGGGTACCGGCGGTGCCAGATTTATGGTCAGCCGCCAGATACTGGCTTCGGGCGGAATCTGGCTAAACCTTGACGGCAAGCGTTTCCTGATTGACCCCGGTCCGGGCAGTATTGTGCAGGTATGCCGCTTGGGCTTAGACCCGGAAAAACTGAGTGCTATTCTTTTGTCTCACCGCCACCTTGACCACTCCGGCGATGTGAACGTAATGATAGAAGCCATGACCCAGGGAGGGTTTAAGAAACACGGCCATTTTCTGGCCCCTAAAGACGCGTTTGATAATGAGCCGGTTATATACTCTTATCTGAAGCCGTTTTTAAATGACCTGACCATGCTTGAAGAAGGCCGTGAATACAATCTGGACGGGATAAAGGTTTTCACCACCCGGCGTCATCAGCACCCGGTGGAAACCTACGGATTTATCTTTGAATCTTCCAGCCACCGCATAGGTTACGTAAGCGATACCCGTTATTTTGAGGAGATGCCGCAGGTTTACGCAGGTTGCGATGTTCTGATAATAAACGTAGTCCTGAAGGAAGCTATAGAACGTATTTATCATTTGAGCATACCGGATGCCGCCAAACTTATTACCGCGGCTAAACCCAAAACGGCTATACTTACCCACTTTGGTCTGCAGCTTTACCGGGCAGACCCGGCTAAAATGGCGGCACAGCTGGCAAGTGAAACCGGCATACCCGTCATAGCCGCCGGCGATGACCTGCTTTTCAAGCTGGAATAAACCCGAAACACAGTTTATTGTTTTTACCAGAATTAGTCCCAGAGAGGAACGCTTTTGAACTATCCCGAACATATTCTCCATCAGGTTGAAAAGCCCGGCCGTTATACCGGCGGGGAATGGAATTCCGTTTGCAAAGAATGGGCTGATATCCCCCTGAAGGTTGCCCTGAGCTTTCCAGATACATATGAAATAGGCATGTCCAACCTGGCCATACCCCTGCTTTACGATATTTTAAACCGCAACCCCAGTATACTGGCCGAAAGGGTATTTGCCCCCTGGCTGGATATGGAAAACCTTATCCGTGAGCACAACCTGCCTTTTGTCAGTCTGGAAAGCGGCCACCCATTAAAAGAATTTGATATTCTGGGCTTTTCACTGGGATATGAACTTACCTATACCAATATACTGAATATGCTGTCTCTGGCCGGCATACCCATACTGGGAGCCGAAAGGGGAGGGGATTTCCCGCTGGTAATTGCCGGGGGAAGCTGCAGCCTGAACCCTGAACCTTTGGCAGACTTTATAGATGCTTTTGTAATAGGCGATGCCGAAGAGGCAATGGAAGACCTGTGTAAAGGCTTTATTGATGCTAAAAAACGCACTCTTTCCAAACCACAGCTTCTGAGGGAGCTGGCCAAAATCCCCGGAATTTATGTACCAAGCCTGTATCAGGCTGAATATAACCCTGACGGAACTTTAAAATCCATCACCCCAACCGTACCTGAAGCGCCTTCGGTGGTGAACCGCCGAATTTTGCCCGCTTTGCCGCCGCCAACCGTCAAACCGGTAGTGCCCTATATAGAGGTGGTGCAGGACAGGGGGGCAGTGGAGATAAGCCGGGGTTGCAGCCGGGGCTGTCGTTTTTGTTCGGCCGGCATTCTGTACCGTCCGGTCAGGGTGCGCCCGGCGGAAGAGGTTATAACTGCAGTTGAAGGCATAATGGACAACTGCGGTTATGATGAAATTTCCCTGCTTTCGCTAAGCTGTTCGGATTATCCGGGTATAGAAGGTTTGGTAAAAACTCTGGCTGAAAAATACGCAGACAAACACCTTGCCCTGTCACTGCCCAGTTTACGCCTGACCCCGGATTCGGTCAGTTTGGTAAATGTTCTGGCAGGTGCCCGAAAAAGCGGCTTAACCTTTGCCCCGGAAGCAGCCAGCCCGCGTCTGCAGAGGGTTATAAACAAACTTACCTCTGAAGAAGAGTTGTGCGCTACTGCCCGAACTGCCTTTGAAAGCGGCTGGACCAGCTTTAAGATGTATTTCATGATAGGACTGCCGACCGAAACTGACGAAGATGCAGCCGCTATCTGCCAGATGGTGGGCAAGGTAAACGCCTTGTCCCGAATCGCTCCCGGACGCCGCCCCCAGATACGCCTGAGTCTGGCATCATATGTACCCAAAGCCCATACCCCTTTCCAGTGGGAAGCCCAGCTGGACGAGGAATCTCTCTACCGAAGGGCAGATATAGTCAGGCAGGGGCTGAAACGCTGGGGGATAAAGCTTTCCTGGTCTGATACCAGAATGAGCCTGCTGGAAGCGGTATTTTCCAGAGGAGACCGCCGTCTGGGCAGGGTGATATACACCGCCTGGCAAAAGGGTGCCAAATTTGATGCCTGGAGTGAATGTTTCAATTTTTCTCTCTGGCAGGAGGCTTTTGACGAATGCGGCTTAAACCCCTCATTCTATGCCCACCGCAAACGTTCATTAGATGAGACTTTGCCCTGGAATCATATAAATACGGGGGTAAGCGCCGAATTTCTGAAAAGGGAATATACCCGCTCGCTGGAAGAGCAGGATACTCCTGACTGCCGTGAAGGCAAATGCCATGCCTGCGGGCTGGAAAAAGCGGTAACGGAATGTGCCGACCGCCTGCATAGAAAATAAACCTGCTGTTTGAAATCCGAATAAAAAGGGGGGCTTTTTTAAGCCCCCCTTTATTTTTAACCAAAAGACTTCAGCTAAAAAGTAGCTACCGCAACCACTCTGTCACCTTCTTCAAGACGCATTACCCTCACACCCTGAGTGGCTCTGCCCATGATGGGTATGCCATGTGAGGGGTCTTCTTCCTTGACCTGGGTACGGGTAACCATGCCATCGGCTGAAATAAGCATCATCTGGTCAGTTACACTGACTACCTTGGAGGCAACCACTTCACCGGTTTTATCTACTACCTTGAAGTTTATAACCCCGCTGCCAGCCCGGTGCTGCTGGGGATATTCCTCTATGGCAGTCAGCTTGCCGGCACCGTTTTCAGTTACGGTTATTACCATCGTTCCCTCTTGGGCAACGTCCATGCTGACCACTTCGTCCTCCATGGAGAGGACTATAGCCTTGACACCGCCGGAAGCCCTGAGACTGGTGCGGAGTTCACTCACCGGGAAGCGGATGGATTGACCCAGACGGGTAGCCAGCAGAATATCTTTTTCTTCTATGGTCTCTACCGCCGCTACCAGTTCATCAGAAGCAGTCAGATCCATGGCTATCAGGCCGGAGGAACGGACGGCTGTAAACTCCTGCAGGGAGGTTTTCTTGATTTCACCTTTATTGGTAGCCATCAGCAGGAAATGGTCTGCCGGGAAGCTTTTCAAATCCAGTATGGCGGTTATCCGTTCATCCTGGGTAACAGGTATCAGGTTTACGATAGCTGTACCCTTGGCGATACGGGAGGAATCATCAGGTATATCAAAACAGCGCAGGCTGAATACCTTGCCCCGGTTGGTAAAGAAGAGCAGGGTATCATGGGTATCCGAAACCGACAGGAACCGGACAGCGTCTGCTTCGCGGGTGGGCATACCCATTATGCCGGTACCGCCGCGATGCTGCAGACGGAATACATTAGCCGGTACCCGTTTGATAAAGCCGCGCTCACTTAGGGTAACTATAACATCCATATGAGGCACCAGGTCTTCCACCCGGAATTCTATAACACCTTGGTTAGAAATCTCGGTGGCACGGGGTTGGCCATAGCTGGATTTAAGGTCTTTGGCATCTTCCTTCACCAGAGCATAAATCTTTTCAGGGTGAGACAGCAGGTCTTCCAGATAACCTATCCGTTTCATAAGTTCGGCATATTCATCCAGTATCTTCTGGCGTTCCAGATTGGCCAGACGGCGAAGCTGCAAATCCAGAATAGCCTGGGCCTGTACTACCGAGAAATCAAATTCGGCTATCAGGTTTTTACGGGCGGCATCACCGTTTTCGGAGCCGCGGATAATGGCGATGATACGATCAATAAAATCCAGCGCTTTTTTAAGACCTTCCAATATGTGGGCACGGTCTTTGGCGGCTTTAAGTTCAAACTGGCTTCGGCGGGTGATAATAAGATGGCGGAAATCTATGAAGTTTTTAAGTACTTCTTTCAGGCTGAGAACCTGCGGCTGTCCGTCTACCAACGCCAGCATATTTACAAAGAAAGAGGTGCGCATATTGGTATGTTTGTAAAGGCTGTTTAAAACCTGCTGGGGTTCGGCATCCCTCTTTAGTTCAATAACTACCCGCATGCCCTGGCGGTCAGATTCGTCACGCAGGTCGGAAATACCGGTCACTTTGCGTTCCTTGACCAGTTCGGCAATCTTAGCCACCAGTTCGGCCTTGTTTACCTGATAAGGAATCTCGGTAACAAATATAGCCTTGCGGGTTTCCACTTCGCCAATATGGGCTTTGGCCTGGATAACAATCTTACCTTTACCGGTAGCATAGGCACTCTTTATGCCATCAGTACCCAGTATAGTACCGCCGGTAGGAAAGTCCGGCCCGGAAACAAACTGCATCAGTTCGTCCACCCCGCAATCAGGGTTATCTATCAGGTAACAAATAGCCTGACAGAGTTCGGCCAAATTGTGGGGAGGTATATTGGTAGCCATACCCACCGCAATACCCGAACTGCCGTTCATGAGCAAGTTAGGTATGCGGGCCGGCAGAACAGTAGGCTCTTCCAGCGAGGAATCAAAGTTGGGCATGAAGTCTACGGTATTTTTGTCTATATCTGCCAGCAGATGTTCGGCTATCTGAGCCAAACGGGCTTCGGTATAACGCATGGCAGCCGCGGGGTCGTTGTCCACACTGCCAAAGTTACCCTGACCGTCCACCAGCGGGTAACGATAAGAAAAGGGCTGGGCCATGCGTACCATGGCGTCATAAACGGAAGAGTCACCGTGGGGATGGTATTTACCTAAAACTTCACCCACGATACGGGCACTCTTTTTATAGGGGGTATTGTGTTTCATACCCAGGTCATTCATGGCATAGAGGATGCGCCGTTGTACCGGCTTAAGCCCGTCACGCACATCCGGCAGGGCACGCGAGACTATTACACTCATAGCGTAATCAAGGTATGAGCCCTTCATTTCATCTTCTATATTTATCGGCCTGGTATTACCTGTTACCATATTCTAAACCTCCAGATCACCCTCGTTTTCATCATCAGTATATGTC
Protein-coding sequences here:
- a CDS encoding MBL fold metallo-hydrolase, yielding MNYTEETNSLTFLGTGGARFMVSRQILASGGIWLNLDGKRFLIDPGPGSIVQVCRLGLDPEKLSAILLSHRHLDHSGDVNVMIEAMTQGGFKKHGHFLAPKDAFDNEPVIYSYLKPFLNDLTMLEEGREYNLDGIKVFTTRRHQHPVETYGFIFESSSHRIGYVSDTRYFEEMPQVYAGCDVLIINVVLKEAIERIYHLSIPDAAKLITAAKPKTAILTHFGLQLYRADPAKMAAQLASETGIPVIAAGDDLLFKLE
- a CDS encoding desulfoferrodoxin FeS4 iron-binding domain-containing protein, with protein sequence MGVKQLGETYKCDICGNIVRVIKVGGGTLVCCGQDMKRIEDSYKAPINLPDSSGE
- a CDS encoding InlB B-repeat-containing protein, with amino-acid sequence MAEKELNPEPEDYKESPKENFEPEDEYKEPPLELETPAEISQSEKIPGYYFYRRKKAKAKLKRKHFKMPGWFNISLTTLLIIAVIFGTWGLAAGHFPPWGFSVDVATTPVGGGTVNLSPDQASYSGGSRVDLNAVPANGYRFGYWGGDASGTDPSVSLSMNSSKSVTATFIRQHHLNISTAPQSGGSLSTISGDFDAGTILSLTTSPMPGYRFDYWSGDVSGTNPSVSITMDTDKNIVANFVPLLLLTVNLTPTSAGIVSPATEYFDYGATVTLTAQAAPGYQFVGWTGDLTNISATINITMDKNYTLTANFAPIIQSTSMVLPNRIGDSTWISWSKNLIAGQYIVINSGLTGVFNLSDSSHLWRVEVFSPDGEYIDNWFGDYWLTPEHVFAFQAQISGTYVVKISHYSSFIKDLSMTFSPGGWIINGNSWS
- a CDS encoding PPC domain-containing DNA-binding protein, translating into MKASQGSLGRVFIIRLEDGDRVPTCLEDFARTQQISHAQVVLIGGIEGGQVVVGPRQSREYPPEPVLIPLDGAHEVAGLGIIAPGEDGTPKLHIHAALGRMGKTTTGCLRPGVNTWIVGEAVMYEILGAKAVRRFDEATKFNLLQTE
- the argC gene encoding N-acetyl-gamma-glutamyl-phosphate reductase — translated: MKKYKTGIINVTGYAGLELARILESHPSVELCSVTGRSLAGKKLSDVFPYLHRLDLPITENLEGQVDVAFLALPHKEGAALVPALLEKGMRVIDISADFRLKDPALYQAWYGFEHPCPGLLEEAVYGLPELKRKDIAGARLVANPGCYPTSAILGLVPAFKSDLIEPSAIIDAKSGLSGSGRTPTVKTIFCEADEDVCAYSIGTHRHQPEIVQELCRASRGVIPRVTFCPHLVPMSRGILSTAYARLKQPVTDEEVKEIYRQFYKDEPFVKVTAEPPHTRYTRGTNMCFIYPVVDALNEQLIVISCIDNLVKGAAGQAVQNMNIMLGLAETEGLEAMATLP
- a CDS encoding cation:proton antiporter, which codes for MEELGSSFGLDLIIVLVAAVLAGLLARRFKLPLLLGYLGAGIAIGPNGFGLVQSPGVIESMATVGVILLLFTLGLDFSLDELKRVGRVAVLGGLIQIIVTAGFGFLLGRSLGWDINASIFFGFMVSLSSTLIVLKILMDRGEMEAPHGRVMLGILLVQDICLIPLMIILPALGGDGGDIGFTMGIAFAKATAFILAMFALGFWVFPRLLGRVASHSHELFLLSVITLSLGAAMGATALGLSPAVGAFIAGLLIGQSMYAKQALADIIPLRDIFGALFFVSLGMLANLNFAVENMGLVLLVVAFLVVIKSLVAGVVPWLFGYTFQTSFTTGIGLMQIGEFSFVLAGVGLAASVITDSIYAITISAAVITMIITPFALSFSGAAYRKVSQWPLASKLVSLRTSGQTEYKDLDISNHAVICSQGGVAKTLTRVMSRRNFPFLVIDLDPQTIAELRRQKAPAIYGDAANPEILKFARLDKARLLICAMPGFADTEQVVKNARKINSRLDIVARVTSDMQAEKLKKMGVSEVVQPEFEVGLELSRHAMHRFGMTTIEIQYILNSLRNMGKPE
- a CDS encoding TIGR03960 family B12-binding radical SAM protein yields the protein MNYPEHILHQVEKPGRYTGGEWNSVCKEWADIPLKVALSFPDTYEIGMSNLAIPLLYDILNRNPSILAERVFAPWLDMENLIREHNLPFVSLESGHPLKEFDILGFSLGYELTYTNILNMLSLAGIPILGAERGGDFPLVIAGGSCSLNPEPLADFIDAFVIGDAEEAMEDLCKGFIDAKKRTLSKPQLLRELAKIPGIYVPSLYQAEYNPDGTLKSITPTVPEAPSVVNRRILPALPPPTVKPVVPYIEVVQDRGAVEISRGCSRGCRFCSAGILYRPVRVRPAEEVITAVEGIMDNCGYDEISLLSLSCSDYPGIEGLVKTLAEKYADKHLALSLPSLRLTPDSVSLVNVLAGARKSGLTFAPEAASPRLQRVINKLTSEEELCATARTAFESGWTSFKMYFMIGLPTETDEDAAAICQMVGKVNALSRIAPGRRPQIRLSLASYVPKAHTPFQWEAQLDEESLYRRADIVRQGLKRWGIKLSWSDTRMSLLEAVFSRGDRRLGRVIYTAWQKGAKFDAWSECFNFSLWQEAFDECGLNPSFYAHRKRSLDETLPWNHINTGVSAEFLKREYTRSLEEQDTPDCREGKCHACGLEKAVTECADRLHRK
- the gyrA gene encoding DNA gyrase subunit A; its protein translation is MVTGNTRPINIEDEMKGSYLDYAMSVIVSRALPDVRDGLKPVQRRILYAMNDLGMKHNTPYKKSARIVGEVLGKYHPHGDSSVYDAMVRMAQPFSYRYPLVDGQGNFGSVDNDPAAAMRYTEARLAQIAEHLLADIDKNTVDFMPNFDSSLEEPTVLPARIPNLLMNGSSGIAVGMATNIPPHNLAELCQAICYLIDNPDCGVDELMQFVSGPDFPTGGTILGTDGIKSAYATGKGKIVIQAKAHIGEVETRKAIFVTEIPYQVNKAELVAKIAELVKERKVTGISDLRDESDRQGMRVVIELKRDAEPQQVLNSLYKHTNMRTSFFVNMLALVDGQPQVLSLKEVLKNFIDFRHLIITRRSQFELKAAKDRAHILEGLKKALDFIDRIIAIIRGSENGDAARKNLIAEFDFSVVQAQAILDLQLRRLANLERQKILDEYAELMKRIGYLEDLLSHPEKIYALVKEDAKDLKSSYGQPRATEISNQGVIEFRVEDLVPHMDVIVTLSERGFIKRVPANVFRLQHRGGTGIMGMPTREADAVRFLSVSDTHDTLLFFTNRGKVFSLRCFDIPDDSSRIAKGTAIVNLIPVTQDERITAILDLKSFPADHFLLMATNKGEIKKTSLQEFTAVRSSGLIAMDLTASDELVAAVETIEEKDILLATRLGQSIRFPVSELRTSLRASGGVKAIVLSMEDEVVSMDVAQEGTMVITVTENGAGKLTAIEEYPQQHRAGSGVINFKVVDKTGEVVASKVVSVTDQMMLISADGMVTRTQVKEEDPSHGIPIMGRATQGVRVMRLEEGDRVVAVATF